The nucleotide window TACTTAAAATAAATGATTATTTGGGTCATTCACCTTTTTGGAAGTTTTATTCCAGTTTATTAGAGTATATCTAAATTATCGTTCTCATCAAATTCCCATAATGGATTAAAGGCCACTTCAAAAAGATGACCATCTGGGTCCTTAAAATATCCGGAATAACCACCCCAGAATACTTTTTGAGGAGGCTTTACTATTTTTACCCCTAAATTTTCAACTTCTCCCATTACCTCATCCACTTCACGTTCTGATTTGGCATTGTAAGAAATAGTAATTCCTGAAAAACCTGTTGGATTATCTTCTACCATTGCATCTTCTGCCAGAAGTTTCCGGGGATACAATGCCAGAACCATTCCTCCTAATGGGAATAAGGCCAGATTATCGGTGCTTGATGAAGATCTTTTCCATTTCAATCCTTTTTCAAAAAATTCTATGGATTTTTCCAGATCACTTACGCCAAGGGTGATGAGATTCAGTTTTTGCCTCATGATTTTCGGTCCTGCTTTTGGTTTTTGAGTATTAATCAAAACAATCTTTCTAATCTTTCACGGCCTCTGCTTCAGCTTTAAGATATTTCAATCCGGCTTGTAATGATTCTTCCAGCATTTTCTGCAACCTTCCATGCATTGCACGGCTCAAAAGACCATCCCATGATTCTTCACTTCTGGCAAGGGTTTTACCATCAATAGTTTCAATCTTCCAGACATGGATGGCATTGATACCCATGGTTTTCCCGGTCCAGGCTATAAGGGTGGGTGGTTCAACATTCTGCAGTACCGATGAAATTTTTCCAGGACCAGCTTTCCACTGGAAATGGGTTCCAGGTTTTAGGTCGCCGTGGAGTGTAACCTCTTTTATATCGGGGTTCCATTGGGGCCAGGACTCAATATCAGTGATTATATCCCACACTTTATCTGGATGCGCGTTAATTTCAATTTCAGCCTTAGCCAACACTGGAGCTTCCTCATTGATATTAACCATTTTTATCACCACTTAATATATTTGAATCTGGGGATATTAAAAAATTATGTTCCATATTATGGCTTGATTATTCATAGTATTTGCATTAAAAAGAGATATTTTTAGGAATTTAAAAAAATAGGGGTTTTAAACCTCTTAATTAATATATATAAGAAAAAGAAGGATTTAGTCCAAGAAAAGAATTGAAAAGTTCACTGTCTCTTGCTGAAGAGGTAGGTTCCAATAACCACCATAACCAGGTCAAAGGCACATATAATCAGGATATCATATTCCAGTGGTAGTAATGTATGCCATCCACTTATCATAACTCCTCTTAAAGCGTCTACACCATAGGTCAGGGGATTAATATAGAAAGTCCACCTTATCCACGCGGGTAAATTGGTAACTGGAAATAATGCACCGCTTAGGAAGAACATGGGCATGTTAACAAAGGTTACAATTGTTCCAAAGCTTTCCAGGCTGGTCATGAGACTGGCAATGACCAGACCAATGCAGGTTAAGCCTATTGTAATTATGATCATCAAAGGGATTGCTAGGCTTACTGCATAAAGGCTCAGGGGCACGCCGATAAGAAATCCTAGTATGATAACGATGAATCCCTGAATAATAGCAGCGGTACCAACTCCAAACATTTTACCGGCAAAGATGGAAACCCTGCTAATAGGTGCTACCAGTATCTCCTTCATAAAACCAAACTGCCGATCCCAGATCACGGAGATGCCCAGAAATATCGCTGTAAAAAGTAGTGTCTGTGCGATGATCCCTGGGAGGAGGAACTGGGTGTAGTTAAAGCCTGTAGCTGCTGAGATGGAAAGTCCTAAACCTCCACCAAAGATTACCAACCACAATACTGGTGTTATCACGGAGCTGATTAATCTGGAGCGATCACGGATGAAACGTTTAAGTTCTCGTCGCCACAGGGCAGAAATCCCTCGAAGTTCGCTTATTTTATCTTCCTCCTCATTGCAGCTCCCATACCACTGAGTGCTTTGGTACTGCCACTGTCACGGATTTCACGACCAGTGAAATGCATGAAAACATCGTTTAAATCTGGTTCTCTTATGGTAATGTTGTCGATGTGTATTCCCAGTGATACAGCCAGCTCAACTATACGGGCCAGTGCAGTGTGGGCATTTTCAACACACAAATTCAGTTCAGTATCAGTTTTTAGGATGGTATCGGCAAGTTTGACTTGGGTAAGCTTGCTGGATAGGAGATCATTATCACTGGATTCAATGATGATAGTTTCACCTTCCAGTTCGCTTTTAAGTTTTTGAGGAGTGTCAAGGGCTATGATTTTACTCCGGTCAATGATAGCGATGCGGTCACATAGTTTATCTGCCTCTTCCATGTAATGGGTGGTGAGGATAATGGTTATGTTTTCCCTTTTCTTTAAATCCCTTATATAATTCCAGATATGGTCCCTGCTTTGGGGATCCAGACCGATGGTGGGTTCATCCAGGAATAATACTTTAGGATAGTGTATCAGACTCCTTGCTATTTCCAGCCGACGTCTCATACCTCCAGAGTAGGTGTTAACAAAGTGAGAGGCACGATCTTCCAGTTCTACCAGTTTCAGCACTTCATCTATCCGTGAATGCATCACGTCATGGGGTACATCATATAGATCCGCGTGCAGTTCCATGTTTTCCATGCCAGTGAGTTTATCATCTATACTGGGATCCTGGAAGACTATACCAATGGAACGCCGCACATCTGATGCTTCTCTGCTAATATCGTAACCTTCAACCCTGGCTGTGCCCTGTGAGGGTTTTAGAATGGTGCATAACATGGAAATGAATGTGCTTTTTCCTGCACCATTAGGCCCCAGTAACCCAAATATTTCGCCCTGGTTAACCTGTAGATTCACTTTATCTACAGCTGTAAGGGTGCCGAACCTTTTTGTCAGATCTAGGGTTTCTATGGCCTTCATTTGCATCTCCTGGATGGGATAATTTGAAATCTCACATTTAAATACTTTAATTTTTGGTAACTTAACTTATTTTTTATTTAAGTTTATAATATTTTTTTAAGGTTATTGGATTCATTTTTTCAGTCATTTCACAGTTTATAGAGAATGTCTTTAATATTCTCAACTGATACGTAAAATTTTTCCAGATCTTCCTCAGATAGGACCGATAGGCTCTTTTTAATTTCATTATTGGAATTTTTTCGCCAATCTTTCAAAACATCCTTTCCTTTATCAGTTATTGAAATATTGATCACTCTTCGATCGTTTTGATCTGGTAAGCGTTCTGCTAATCCATTTTTAACTAGTTTATCAATTAAAGAAGTCATATTTGATTTGGATATATGAACGTTTCTCCCTATTTTAGACATGGGCAGGTTACCATGTTTATCCAGTATTTTCAAAACATGGTAATATGAATGTGGCATTTTCCCTTCATGTGACCTTTTTTTATGTTTAAACACTTTTTTCCGGAAAAGTGGGAAAAAAAGGTACAGATTGTCCACCATTTTATCTAATCTTTCATCTTCCATTTTGTCACCATTTAGTTATTCTATATAACAATTATATAAAAAAACATTTCGGAACATAACAGTTTGTTGAAAGTACATTGTTTAATTAAAAAAGCAGTCAATTATTCTTTTAGATAAGATTAATCAGTTTTAAAATAAGACTAAGCCAGATAAAAAAGACTAATCAGGATAAAAATCAATATTTTTGATATATCTGTATTTATGAAGTATAAAAAGAGTTTAAACACAAAAGAGTTTAATCATTAAATAGTTTACAATGAAGAGTTTTACAATTAAAAAATGGTTATAAGCTAATAAAATTTGTTTATTAGCTTATTAATTTATTTTTCGGATTTAAGCATATCGCGCAGCGCTTTGAGCATTTCAATTTCTTGCTTGGCCATATCGTTCTTCATGTCTAATTTCTTAGCCACAATTTTCTTTCTGTCCTCTAGCATTTCCAGTTTCTTTTCTGCCATGGATATTTTCATATCCAGTTTCATGGTTGCCAGTTTCTTTTTGTCTTCAGGAGAAAGATGTTCCATTATTTCTTTCATCATAACTGACTTTTTTATCCAATCTTTTCGCATTTCATCGTGCATATGGTGGCCTTTCATTCCACTGTGCATATGTCCATATTTCATTTCACCATGCATTGTATCACCAGTTTCTTTTTTTGGGGTGGAAATTATTTTTGTAAATTTATTCTCCCACCATGGTTATATTATAGAACTATTATATATATAAACATTACGTAATATGACAGTTCATAAATTTATGGTTATAATATAAAACTAATTTTAGGGATCATTGGGTGAATAATAGGAACTAAATCCGGCTAAATGAAAGATAAATGTATTAAATATGTTGAATATAGATCTACATCTGGAATAATGATTTAAGGGGGAAAATAGGTTATATGAATCCATCTACCATTGCAATGGCACGACTTCATAATCAACAGCTCACCAATAAAAGTTTCAAAGAGCCGGCTGAATTAATTTCTCACATGGGAGCTATCCAGGGACAGGACTATCCTGGTGCTAAGTGGGCTGTGGGCCTCCGACTGCCAGGAGTTCATGATGCCCAGGTGGAGAAGGCATTCACTGACAAGACCATCTTCAGAACATGGCTTATGCGCGGGACCCTTCACTTTGTCTCTGCAAAGGATATCCGCTGGATGCTGGAGCTCCTGGCACCCCGTATCATTACCAGCAATATGCGCAGATACTGGGAGCTTGAATTAGATGAAAAAACCTTAAAACACAGCAATAATGTGTTAAAGGAGGCTCTTGAAGGTGGCAGGGAACTTAATCGGAAGGAATTACTGGCTATCCTTCAGAAAAGACGAATATCCACAGAAGGACAAAGAGCTGCTTACATGTTGCAGAGGGCGTCTCTTGATGGGTTTATCTGTCAGTGTGGAGTGGAAAATAATAATCCCATCTACATGTCCATGGATTCTGTTCCTAAAACCAGGGTCAAACGTGAAGAAGCACTGGCAGTATTGACCCGTTGTTACTTTAAAAGCCGTGGTCCGGCTACCATCGGAGATTTCATGTGGTGGTCTGGGCTTCTGGCAGCAGATGCACGGGCAGGTGTAGAATCAGTTGCATCAGAGTTCACTCCGGAAAGAATTGGTGATGTGATATATTGGCATTCTGGATCAAAACCTGAAATGCCAGATATGCCGGTTGCTCATCTTTTACCAACCTATGACGAGTACCTATTTGCCTACCGTGATCGGAGTGCTTCTGTGAATCTTAAAAAAACCATAAATGGTTTGAAAAATCGCTACAGGCCAACTATTGCCCTAAATGGTCAGATCATTGGTACCTGGAAGCGCACCTTCAAAAACAGTACGATAATAATGGAATACAATCCATTCAAAAACATTAATAATGAAGAAAATCAGGCTTTAAGTCAAGCAGAACTTTCATATCGTGAATTTATGAGTATGAAAAATTAAGCTTACATCAAAAATTAAGCTTACATCAATTGGCACAGATTAAGTAATGATCTTAAAATAAAACTTTCCCTTCTATGGTAAATGTCTAAAAATAATCTCGTACCATATTGACTTTAGTATCTGCCAGGCCTATTTTTAGAGGCGGTTTTAAAATTTCGAGTGGTTTAAAATGGGCGCGACAGATATTATGGTCAACATGGCAGAGAAAAATGCTGCTTTCTTGGATTTCACCTCCGTACTTGGCTGGCTATACTAAGTCTACCATTGGATAAATGATTTTTCCAAATTGACACCCAGATCACACCCTAATTTCACCGGAAATCACCCAAAACTCCATTTAAAGGTGAAATAACTATTTTATTTTTGCACAGATCCATACTTATTCTTGGGTAAATTCCCTGGTAAATCAGGATTGTAAGTTTTTTGCTCTGGTAAATGTGGATTTTAAGTTTTTTTCCTGGTAAATACGGATTCTGAGTTTTTCTTGATTTGAAATAAGAACAGAATATTTGATAAGAAAGAACTGGTATTTATCTGCCCCTGATTTATAAGAATACGTGTTAATAAAAAAGAATTCAAAATCAAAAAAATTTTAAAGGGTAATTTTAGGTAACCCTTGCTCCTGTTTTGGCGTTGATGTATATTGGATCTAAATAAGTTTTTTGTGGTGAATAGGTCACCACTGGCACTTTCCACACCTGAACATTCTTATAAGTGGTTAGTGTGGGTGTTTCCAGTGTTGCTCCTGTTCCAACGTACTTACCTGCCAGTTCTTTTGCCTTTGCTGCAGTTATATTAGTTCTAGTGGTATTTGTCTGATTCTTGTGTTGGTTGGCGGTATTAACACTGCTACTGGTGTTATTAGTTAAGGTGATATTCACCTCTGGTGATGGTTTCAAAAAGAACCATGCTCCTGCGGCTACTAAAATTAGGATCACAATCAATATTATGGCTATTAAACTTTTGTTCAAACGTTCACCTCCTTTAATACTATTATCTTTAAAAATAGTTATTAATTTTCACAAACGCTTATTATTTAAAACTTTTTTAGTGAAAGCCATCACCAATCATCTAAAAATTTCGCACTGTTTAGGAGATTACATAGAATCAATCATTCCCTATACTGGAAAGACGTGAACTCCGGACAAATACTACCCAGAAACATCCACTGCCTCCTCATGTACTCTATCTCTTCTTTAAGATTACTTTCATAGCGATCCAGTACTTTAACTGGATTTATGCTGTTTTCAAAATCACATCCAGTATTAATGGCTTCAGCCGCTGCATAACCACTGGCCAGTGCACTGGATATTCCCTCACCCATTGGGTTTAAAAGGTGGGCAGCATCCCCTGCAAAAAGCACCCTGCCCTTGCCCAGGTTCACCTGGAATTCTGGAGTGATATATGGCATTAAACCCACTTCTTCCTTTTCAAATGGACTTATCCGTGCGTGGTAATGGGATTTTAGATATGAAACAAATTTAGAATGATAGTGTTTCATGAGGGAAGCATCTTTAACCCCCACACCCATAATCAGGTAATCATCCTTCACGTTGAACCAGGCATCGTACTGTGAAAATTGCGGATCTAAAAAGGCATGGAAAAGCCCATAATCAAGGTTAATACTACCTTTACAAAATGTTTGATAGGTGATTATGTGATTTGAGGGTGATTTTAAAATATCCCTTCTTATCCTGCTGGATGCACCATCACAGGCTATCACCATCCCGGCCTTCTCATAACTAATTTTGGGGATCCGATTTTTTGAAAACCCGGTATGGTTTCTGGCAGGCATTCTGGCCAAGGTTACCCTGACATGGTCCTTTTCTTCTTCACAACCAGTGGCTGCAGTCAGTGTTTGGAGGTTGCACCCGGCGCCTTCTGCTTTAAGGCTCATCCAGTGGTCAAATAAATTCCTCCAGATATTGTAACCTTCACTTTCAAACCGATACTCCTTCCCATGGGCGTCATTAATTATAATTCCATGACTAATCCGAGGATGAGAGAAAACACTCTCTGGTATTTTACCAAACTCTTTTTCAATCATCTGGATTGATTTGGGTATGAGAATACCTGAACATGACTTTTCCCGGGGTAAGTCCATTTTTTCGGTTAATAAAACTTTGTAACCAGATTCTCCTAATTTTTTAGCAGCTATACAACCAGCAGGTCCTGCTCCGATTACTATGACGTCGTACAAATTCAATTTCTCCTTTTTAAAGATGTTTAATGGGTTATTTTTTGGCCGATTAAGTGATTATCTATATAAATAATCATATTAATAATGGATGAAATAGGAAAATTATTAACTGGAAAAAGGGGGGGGCTAATACATGGATCTAAAGGAAATAATAGGAAATTCTCTAAAATATCCCCTTTCAGATTTGAAAAATTTTCTGATCTTGGGAATTATCACTCTAATCACAAGTATATCTTCGGTTATCCAATCATTCGGTGTAACAGATTTCATGGTGGTGTGGATTTTACTCTTAATTGGACTGGTGATTGGATTTTTCGTTGATGGTTATTTCTTTAAAATTTTAAAGTCTTCCCTGGATGATCTTTCCAAGCCTCCTGTTTTCGGTAATTGGAAAATCATGTTCACCGATGGTTTGAAGGTTTACCTGGTTAGTGTTGTTTATTGTCTCCCTGCTATCTTAATGATAATATATTTTATACAAGGTTCTTTTGACTATCTCGTAAATTACCTCTCAATGATGGGTATGGATCTAAACTACTTACTTACTGGTTTATTCGAGTCTAAAATTGGATTAATGTTTATAAATTTCATGTCAGTTTTAGGTGAGTTCCCAATTATGATTCCGGAAGGATCAACTGCTTTTATTGGGATTCTGTATATAGTGGCAGCCCCACCTCTATTTTTCATGGCTCTGGTGCACATGGCAAACTACGATGGTGATTTAAGAACAGCATTCCGGTTCAATGAAATAATAAATGAAATTGGTGAGATAGGATGGGGCAAACTCATCATCTGGTATGTTACAATGGTAATTATCTTTTTTGCCCTACTTACAGTGTTAAACCTGGTCAATTTCATTTTTCCAGCTAATCCGGTTAGTTTTAACGTGTTCAGCGTATTATACTCATTCCTTGTTGCTTATTCAGTTATGTTTTTTGCCCGATCATCGGCCTTACTCTACATTTCTGAATAAAAACCTCTAAACAAAAAATTAACTTTTTTAACCATAAATCCATTTTTTTAACCATAAATAAATGGTTTTTTCAACATTCACCCTTTTTTGTAATTATTTTTTCCAGATATTGTATCTTTAGAATAAAGTAAATGCTCCAGGAAAAGTACAAAAAGGGTTCCCATCACAAAACCATTGCCCAGAACTGGCCTTAAAATAGCAGGCAACTGTGATGCAACTTCTGAGGGTAAAAATGCAATGGAAGTACCGAGAATCAATGGTAACCCAATGATCATTCCATGGTCAACTGTTTTAATTCCATCTTTTTCCACCACCAGGAGTAGGGAAGCACCAATCTGGGCGGTGAGGATATACATGAAAATAACACCAATTACCGGGGAAGGAATACTACTCATAATACCTATGGCCATGGGAGATAATGAAAGTATTATCAGGCCAATGGCAGCGGGAATGAAGGTGTAACGGGATGCTACTCCTGTGGCAGCTATCAAACCTGGGCTGATGGAATAGTTCACAGAACCCATTACTCCCATAATGCCTGAAAATACATTGCCTAACCCAGTGATGGTTATACCATTTTTAACCCTTTTTTCCATTTCATCAGCATTTAATATGGTTCCTACAGATTCAATGGATGCCAGATCATTCACTGCCAGAGCTAAAAAACTAACCAGAAATGCAGCAAGAACTCCTACATCAGGGAGTGCCAGGGACCCAGTTAAAGAATGAGGTAAACCCACCAGGGCCAGGTTCATATCTGTAGAACCTGTAAAACCAAATATGAGGTAATAAACCAGGGTGCCAATAAAGAGGGCAGATAAGGTTAAAGTTGACTTCCAGATTCCTTTTAATAATGCATGGGCTGCTAAAAGCACCACCACAAACCCCAGAGAAAACAGAAAGTTATTGATGCCAGATACTGGGCCATTGGCACTTATCAGACTGATTATGGTGGGAAGAAGAGTGAAAGAGATGAGCATGAGAATAACAATAATAACCCTTGGAGTGAACAGTTTTTTCAAATATTTAAAAAGACCACTGGCCGCTAAAATGGCCAGTACTAAACCTCCAATCAGCACTGAAGAATTAATAGCTCCCATTCCCTGATGAGAGCTGGTTAAAATTGCAACCAGAATCACCGCTGCAGGACCCATAATCAGGGGGAGTTTGTGGCCCCTGAAAATCTGCAATAGAATCAAAAATCCCAGAACCAGAAATAGTTTCTGGATATAGGAGATGTAATCCCCATCCATCACACCAACAACTTTTCCCATAATCAGTATGAAAGGAATAGTCACTGCCAACCATTGCAGGCCGAAAATAATCATATCTGAAAGTTTAGGCTTGTCATCCAGTTCATATCGCATTTTTATCGTCCTTTATAAGATAAATGGGTAATTATTGATACAGATGTTACCTTATTCTTTAAGATATAAAAAAGTACACTCAATAAAAACATACTTTTCTTTAATGTGGGGGTTTTAAAATTCTGGTTTGGATATTAAGTTGAGTAATTGGAAGAATCATTTCAAAGCAAAACTCATATCAAAACTCATATAAATTATTTTTATCTGGGCCGACCACAAAGATATATATCTGTATCAACAACTTAATAATGTTAAATCTAATTTTACCTATTCCAGTTAAATAATTGATAATAACTCCTCTTATCTTAATTATATCTTTAATTGGAGTTAAAATAGTTTAAAGGGTTAATTAGGGTTTTTAAAATCTTAGAACCTCTTAGTCGAATGTTTTTAGAGTATTAAAAAGGAGAAAAAGATGACTACTGATAATCAAAGTTCAAAAGATGTGGATCAGCGCATCTCCATGGTTACGGGGGAACCAAAAAGGGCAATCCGGGTATTGGCCATGCCAATGATCATTTCCATGTTTTTAATCATGGCTTACAACCTGGCAGACAGCATATGGGTGGCT belongs to uncultured Methanobacterium sp. and includes:
- a CDS encoding DUF4013 domain-containing protein, producing the protein MDLKEIIGNSLKYPLSDLKNFLILGIITLITSISSVIQSFGVTDFMVVWILLLIGLVIGFFVDGYFFKILKSSLDDLSKPPVFGNWKIMFTDGLKVYLVSVVYCLPAILMIIYFIQGSFDYLVNYLSMMGMDLNYLLTGLFESKIGLMFINFMSVLGEFPIMIPEGSTAFIGILYIVAAPPLFFMALVHMANYDGDLRTAFRFNEIINEIGEIGWGKLIIWYVTMVIIFFALLTVLNLVNFIFPANPVSFNVFSVLYSFLVAYSVMFFARSSALLYISE
- a CDS encoding winged helix DNA-binding domain-containing protein; amino-acid sequence: MNPSTIAMARLHNQQLTNKSFKEPAELISHMGAIQGQDYPGAKWAVGLRLPGVHDAQVEKAFTDKTIFRTWLMRGTLHFVSAKDIRWMLELLAPRIITSNMRRYWELELDEKTLKHSNNVLKEALEGGRELNRKELLAILQKRRISTEGQRAAYMLQRASLDGFICQCGVENNNPIYMSMDSVPKTRVKREEALAVLTRCYFKSRGPATIGDFMWWSGLLAADARAGVESVASEFTPERIGDVIYWHSGSKPEMPDMPVAHLLPTYDEYLFAYRDRSASVNLKKTINGLKNRYRPTIALNGQIIGTWKRTFKNSTIIMEYNPFKNINNEENQALSQAELSYREFMSMKN
- a CDS encoding ATP-binding cassette domain-containing protein: MKAIETLDLTKRFGTLTAVDKVNLQVNQGEIFGLLGPNGAGKSTFISMLCTILKPSQGTARVEGYDISREASDVRRSIGIVFQDPSIDDKLTGMENMELHADLYDVPHDVMHSRIDEVLKLVELEDRASHFVNTYSGGMRRRLEIARSLIHYPKVLFLDEPTIGLDPQSRDHIWNYIRDLKKRENITIILTTHYMEEADKLCDRIAIIDRSKIIALDTPQKLKSELEGETIIIESSDNDLLSSKLTQVKLADTILKTDTELNLCVENAHTALARIVELAVSLGIHIDNITIREPDLNDVFMHFTGREIRDSGSTKALSGMGAAMRRKIK
- a CDS encoding SRPBCC family protein; this translates as MVNINEEAPVLAKAEIEINAHPDKVWDIITDIESWPQWNPDIKEVTLHGDLKPGTHFQWKAGPGKISSVLQNVEPPTLIAWTGKTMGINAIHVWKIETIDGKTLARSEESWDGLLSRAMHGRLQKMLEESLQAGLKYLKAEAEAVKD
- a CDS encoding VOC family protein; protein product: MRQKLNLITLGVSDLEKSIEFFEKGLKWKRSSSSTDNLALFPLGGMVLALYPRKLLAEDAMVEDNPTGFSGITISYNAKSEREVDEVMGEVENLGVKIVKPPQKVFWGGYSGYFKDPDGHLFEVAFNPLWEFDENDNLDIL
- a CDS encoding ABC transporter permease; the encoded protein is MSELRGISALWRRELKRFIRDRSRLISSVITPVLWLVIFGGGLGLSISAATGFNYTQFLLPGIIAQTLLFTAIFLGISVIWDRQFGFMKEILVAPISRVSIFAGKMFGVGTAAIIQGFIVIILGFLIGVPLSLYAVSLAIPLMIIITIGLTCIGLVIASLMTSLESFGTIVTFVNMPMFFLSGALFPVTNLPAWIRWTFYINPLTYGVDALRGVMISGWHTLLPLEYDILIICAFDLVMVVIGTYLFSKRQ
- a CDS encoding NAD(P)/FAD-dependent oxidoreductase, yielding MYDVIVIGAGPAGCIAAKKLGESGYKVLLTEKMDLPREKSCSGILIPKSIQMIEKEFGKIPESVFSHPRISHGIIINDAHGKEYRFESEGYNIWRNLFDHWMSLKAEGAGCNLQTLTAATGCEEEKDHVRVTLARMPARNHTGFSKNRIPKISYEKAGMVIACDGASSRIRRDILKSPSNHIITYQTFCKGSINLDYGLFHAFLDPQFSQYDAWFNVKDDYLIMGVGVKDASLMKHYHSKFVSYLKSHYHARISPFEKEEVGLMPYITPEFQVNLGKGRVLFAGDAAHLLNPMGEGISSALASGYAAAEAINTGCDFENSINPVKVLDRYESNLKEEIEYMRRQWMFLGSICPEFTSFQYRE
- a CDS encoding purine/pyrimidine permease, producing the protein MRYELDDKPKLSDMIIFGLQWLAVTIPFILIMGKVVGVMDGDYISYIQKLFLVLGFLILLQIFRGHKLPLIMGPAAVILVAILTSSHQGMGAINSSVLIGGLVLAILAASGLFKYLKKLFTPRVIIVILMLISFTLLPTIISLISANGPVSGINNFLFSLGFVVVLLAAHALLKGIWKSTLTLSALFIGTLVYYLIFGFTGSTDMNLALVGLPHSLTGSLALPDVGVLAAFLVSFLALAVNDLASIESVGTILNADEMEKRVKNGITITGLGNVFSGIMGVMGSVNYSISPGLIAATGVASRYTFIPAAIGLIILSLSPMAIGIMSSIPSPVIGVIFMYILTAQIGASLLLVVEKDGIKTVDHGMIIGLPLILGTSIAFLPSEVASQLPAILRPVLGNGFVMGTLFVLFLEHLLYSKDTISGKNNYKKG
- a CDS encoding MarR family transcriptional regulator — encoded protein: MEDERLDKMVDNLYLFFPLFRKKVFKHKKRSHEGKMPHSYYHVLKILDKHGNLPMSKIGRNVHISKSNMTSLIDKLVKNGLAERLPDQNDRRVINISITDKGKDVLKDWRKNSNNEIKKSLSVLSEEDLEKFYVSVENIKDILYKL